One Nitrospira sp. DNA window includes the following coding sequences:
- a CDS encoding GTP-binding protein TypA/BipA, producing MNTSATSSTASHGLHAPQGRRTDIRNIAIIAHVDHGKTTLVDALLRQTHVHRKIDDMGERIMDSMDQERERGITIRAKNASVTYKGVKINIVDTPGHADFGGEVERTLRMVDGVLILVDAKEGPMPQTTFVLRKALALGHKAIVVINKIDRPDAVIDDVVNRTFDLFVHLGATDEQLDFPIVYTAAIKGTATLDLKQPGTEISPLLETILEKIPAPAVNPDAPLQLLVLALAQDSYKGKMGIGKIQSGSLARRQNVVTITKDGGQVPGKISDLGVFSGLERTDVEQAEAGEIVALAGLEEVNIGDTIADPTNPVALPRVTIDEPTVQMTFSVNNSPFAGREGKYLTSRHLRERLFKELETNVSLRVQETDSADRFLVAGRGELHLGVLIEQMRREGYELQISQPEVILHREGDQVTEPYEELTIQVPSEYQGPVIEEIGKRRGELRHMKLVHAEGAASEMHIEYHIPTRGIIGLKNILLAKTRGTIIMHHVFSGYAPADEKALLVAPHGSLVAFEAGSSTAYALFMTQERGELFIGPAVEVYQGMVVGQNSRDEDLDVNVCKQKQLSNMRAAGSDEALVLTPPREMTLEFAMEYIGQDELVEVTPKNLRLRKRLLNPEDRRKAKKSAK from the coding sequence ATGAACACCTCAGCGACCTCATCCACGGCATCCCACGGTCTGCACGCGCCGCAAGGGCGGCGGACCGACATTCGCAACATCGCCATCATCGCGCACGTCGACCACGGGAAAACGACCCTCGTCGACGCCCTGCTGCGACAAACCCACGTCCATCGCAAGATCGACGACATGGGCGAGCGCATCATGGACTCGATGGATCAGGAACGCGAGCGCGGCATTACGATCCGAGCCAAGAATGCCAGCGTCACCTATAAGGGCGTGAAGATCAACATCGTCGATACGCCGGGCCACGCCGATTTCGGCGGCGAAGTGGAACGCACGCTCCGCATGGTGGACGGCGTGCTGATTCTCGTCGATGCCAAGGAAGGCCCGATGCCGCAGACCACGTTCGTCCTGCGGAAAGCGCTGGCCCTCGGGCACAAGGCCATCGTGGTCATCAACAAGATCGACCGGCCCGACGCCGTCATCGACGATGTCGTGAACCGCACCTTCGATCTCTTCGTGCATTTGGGCGCGACCGACGAGCAACTGGATTTCCCGATCGTGTATACCGCCGCGATCAAAGGCACCGCCACACTGGACCTGAAGCAACCAGGGACTGAAATTTCGCCGCTGCTGGAGACCATCCTTGAAAAAATCCCTGCTCCGGCCGTGAATCCCGATGCCCCGCTCCAACTGCTCGTACTGGCCCTCGCCCAGGACTCCTATAAAGGAAAGATGGGGATCGGCAAAATTCAATCGGGCTCCCTCGCTCGGCGTCAAAACGTCGTGACCATCACCAAGGACGGGGGCCAAGTGCCGGGCAAGATCTCCGATCTCGGAGTGTTTTCGGGGCTTGAGCGTACCGATGTGGAACAGGCCGAAGCAGGCGAAATCGTGGCCCTCGCCGGCCTGGAAGAGGTGAACATCGGCGACACCATCGCCGATCCGACGAATCCCGTCGCCCTCCCACGCGTCACGATCGACGAACCGACCGTGCAGATGACCTTCTCCGTGAACAACAGCCCCTTCGCCGGGCGTGAGGGAAAGTACCTCACATCGCGCCACCTCCGTGAGCGGCTGTTCAAAGAACTGGAAACCAACGTATCGCTGCGCGTGCAGGAAACCGACAGCGCCGACCGCTTCCTGGTGGCCGGTCGCGGCGAACTGCATCTCGGCGTACTCATCGAACAGATGCGCCGTGAGGGGTATGAACTGCAGATCTCGCAACCGGAGGTGATTCTGCACCGAGAGGGCGATCAGGTCACGGAACCCTATGAAGAATTGACCATCCAGGTCCCCTCTGAATATCAGGGGCCTGTGATCGAGGAGATCGGAAAGCGGCGCGGTGAACTCCGGCACATGAAGTTGGTGCATGCCGAGGGAGCGGCGAGCGAGATGCACATCGAATATCACATCCCGACACGCGGTATCATCGGCTTGAAAAACATCCTGCTGGCCAAGACACGCGGCACCATCATCATGCACCACGTGTTTTCCGGCTATGCCCCGGCCGACGAAAAGGCTCTCCTCGTGGCGCCCCATGGCTCCCTGGTGGCCTTCGAAGCAGGGTCCAGCACGGCCTACGCGCTCTTCATGACTCAGGAACGAGGCGAACTGTTCATCGGCCCGGCAGTCGAAGTCTACCAGGGAATGGTTGTCGGCCAGAACAGCCGCGACGAGGACCTGGACGTGAATGTGTGCAAGCAGAAGCAATTGAGCAACATGCGCGCAGCCGGCTCAGATGAGGCGTTGGTCCTGACGCCGCCGCGGGAAATGACGCTGGAATTCGCCATGGAATACATCGGCCAGGACGAACTGGTCGAGGTGACGCCGAAGAACCTCCGCCTTCGCAAGCGGCTCCTGAATCCGGAGGACCGCCGGAAGGCGAAGAAAAGCGCCAAGTAA
- a CDS encoding Alkyl hydroperoxide reductase/ Thiol specific antioxidant/ Mal allergen, which produces MSDVAAEIKVGDTAPDFTLKDQDQKDVKLSDYKGKKNVVLAFYPLDWSPVCQGENKCLTDDFPKFQGANAELFGISCDSFFSHKAWADSLDLKHRLLSDFNREVVKKYGLYFEPLNCGKRATVIVDKNGKVAYVKVQEIKVAREDKEILAALAKLS; this is translated from the coding sequence ATGAGTGATGTAGCTGCAGAAATTAAGGTCGGCGATACAGCGCCGGATTTCACATTAAAGGATCAGGACCAGAAAGACGTCAAGCTGAGTGACTATAAGGGGAAGAAGAATGTCGTGCTGGCGTTCTATCCCCTCGACTGGAGCCCGGTCTGCCAAGGTGAAAACAAGTGTCTGACGGACGACTTTCCCAAGTTTCAAGGGGCCAACGCCGAACTGTTCGGCATCAGCTGCGACAGCTTCTTCTCCCACAAGGCCTGGGCGGATTCGCTGGACCTCAAACATCGCCTGCTCTCGGACTTCAACCGTGAAGTCGTCAAGAAGTACGGGCTGTATTTCGAGCCGCTGAACTGCGGCAAGCGCGCGACGGTGATCGTGGACAAGAACGGCAAGGTCGCCTACGTGAAGGTCCAGGAAATCAAGGTGGCGCGGGAAGATAAAGAAATTCTCGCAGCCCTGGCGAAGCTGAGCTAA